A stretch of the Staphylococcus sp. NRL 16/872 genome encodes the following:
- the sigB gene encoding RNA polymerase sigma factor SigB, whose translation MTKESKSVNDVSPEQINQWIKEHQDNKNTDAQDKLVAHYRKLIESLAYKYSKGQSHHEDLVQVGMVGLIGAINRFDLSFDRKFEAFLVPTVIGEIKRYLRDKTWSVHVPRRIKEIGPRIKKISDELTNEFERSPSISEIAQRLEVSEEEVLEAMEMGQSYNALSVDHSIEADKDGSTVTLLDIMGQQDDNYDLTEKRMILERILPILSDREREIIQCTFIEGLSQKETGERIGLSQMHVSRLQRTAIKKLQQAAKQ comes from the coding sequence ATGACGAAAGAGTCGAAATCAGTTAATGATGTATCACCTGAACAGATTAACCAATGGATTAAAGAACACCAAGATAACAAAAATACGGATGCTCAAGATAAACTTGTAGCGCATTATCGTAAGTTAATTGAGTCATTAGCTTATAAATATTCAAAAGGACAATCACATCATGAAGATTTAGTTCAAGTTGGTATGGTTGGTTTAATAGGTGCTATTAACAGATTTGATTTATCTTTTGATCGCAAATTTGAAGCATTCCTAGTACCAACCGTTATTGGTGAGATTAAAAGATATTTAAGAGATAAAACTTGGAGCGTCCATGTTCCACGAAGAATTAAAGAAATTGGACCGAGGATTAAAAAAATTAGTGATGAATTAACAAACGAATTTGAACGTTCTCCTTCAATTTCAGAGATTGCTCAGCGTTTAGAAGTTTCTGAAGAAGAAGTTCTAGAAGCGATGGAAATGGGACAAAGTTATAATGCATTAAGTGTAGATCATTCGATAGAAGCAGATAAAGATGGTTCGACAGTGACTTTATTAGATATTATGGGCCAACAAGATGATAACTACGATTTAACAGAAAAACGTATGATACTTGAACGTATTTTGCCGATTCTATCTGATAGAGAACGAGAAATTATTCAATGCACATTCATTGAAGGATTAAGTCAAAAAGAAACTGGAGAACGTATAGGTCTTAGCCAAATGCATGTCTCAAGATTACAACGTACAGCAATTAAAAAATTGCAACAAGCAGCTAAACAATAA
- a CDS encoding Tex family protein, which translates to MDKNLIDEIVTKYQFSGKQVKAVLQLLEENNTVPFIARYRKEATGGLDEVQIKQISDEYQYVSNLQKRKEEVIHNIDQQGLLTDELKQDILKQTKLQRVEDLYRPYKQKKKTRATEAKRKGLEPFAQWIIEGKGSDIEQQATQYINEEVETTEDAIAGAQDIIAEHVSDNPKYRNRILKDVYQLGQITTAKKKKAEDEKETYAMYYDYSEPIKRVANHRVLAMNRGEKEKVLSVKIEFDTSHIETFIEKNEVKSANTQLQYIKEAIKDSLKRLIMPSIEREIRGDLTVKAENHAIEVFSENLKNLLLQPPMKGKQILGVDPAFRTGCKLAVINPFGTFVAKSVIYPHPPKAKVQEAEKELTRIIKENDVELIAIGNGTASRETEQFVANVIQKYKLNTQFIIVNEAGASVYSASEVARAEFPNFQVEERSAVSIGRRVQDPLSELVKIDPKSIGVGQYQHDVNQKELEQALTFVVETAVNQVGVDVNTASKSLLQYVSGLSGAIAQNIIDYREENGAIKHNKEISKVKRLGAKTFEQSIGFLRIVNGTEPLDNTSIHPESYAATYNLLESLNLSISDLGSEKLKQELSNINIENVATKLEIGVPTLEDIIKSLMAPNRDPRDEYETPILKSDVLSIEDLTEGMKLSGTVRNVVDFGAFVDIGVKQDGLVHVSKLSKKFVKNPMDIVSVGDIVDVWILNIDKTKGKVALTMINPNE; encoded by the coding sequence ATGGATAAAAATTTAATTGATGAAATAGTAACAAAATATCAATTTTCAGGAAAACAAGTTAAAGCAGTACTACAACTCTTAGAAGAAAATAATACAGTTCCTTTTATTGCTAGATACAGAAAAGAAGCTACTGGTGGACTAGATGAAGTTCAAATAAAACAAATTTCTGATGAATATCAGTATGTATCAAATTTACAAAAGAGAAAAGAAGAAGTTATACATAATATTGATCAACAAGGTCTGTTAACTGATGAACTTAAACAAGATATATTAAAGCAAACTAAATTGCAAAGAGTAGAAGATTTATATAGACCGTATAAACAGAAAAAGAAAACGAGAGCCACAGAAGCAAAACGTAAAGGACTTGAACCTTTTGCTCAATGGATTATTGAAGGAAAAGGTTCTGATATTGAACAACAAGCAACGCAATATATAAACGAAGAAGTAGAAACAACTGAAGATGCGATAGCAGGAGCGCAAGATATTATCGCCGAGCATGTTTCTGATAATCCTAAATATCGTAACCGAATCTTAAAAGATGTCTATCAACTAGGCCAAATTACGACTGCTAAAAAGAAAAAAGCGGAAGATGAAAAAGAAACATATGCGATGTATTATGATTATTCTGAACCAATTAAGCGCGTAGCTAATCACAGAGTTTTAGCCATGAACCGTGGTGAAAAAGAGAAAGTATTATCAGTAAAAATTGAATTTGATACGTCTCATATTGAAACTTTTATTGAAAAAAATGAAGTTAAATCTGCAAATACTCAATTACAATATATTAAAGAAGCAATTAAAGATAGTTTAAAACGTTTAATTATGCCTTCAATAGAACGAGAAATTCGAGGAGATTTAACTGTAAAAGCTGAAAATCATGCAATCGAAGTATTCAGTGAAAATCTAAAAAATTTATTACTACAACCTCCTATGAAAGGGAAACAAATTTTAGGTGTCGATCCAGCTTTCAGAACGGGGTGTAAACTTGCAGTTATCAATCCTTTCGGAACATTTGTGGCCAAAAGCGTTATTTACCCACATCCTCCAAAAGCGAAAGTTCAAGAAGCTGAAAAAGAATTAACACGTATCATCAAAGAGAACGACGTAGAATTAATTGCAATTGGTAACGGAACAGCAAGTCGTGAAACAGAACAATTTGTAGCAAATGTTATTCAAAAATATAAACTAAATACGCAGTTTATTATAGTAAATGAAGCGGGTGCTTCTGTTTATTCTGCTTCCGAAGTGGCTAGAGCAGAGTTTCCTAATTTCCAAGTAGAAGAGAGAAGTGCTGTTTCTATTGGAAGACGGGTGCAAGATCCATTGAGTGAATTAGTTAAAATAGATCCTAAATCAATTGGGGTAGGTCAATATCAACACGACGTGAATCAAAAAGAATTAGAACAAGCATTAACATTTGTTGTTGAAACAGCGGTTAACCAAGTTGGCGTAGATGTTAATACTGCTTCTAAATCATTACTGCAATACGTTTCTGGATTATCAGGTGCAATAGCTCAAAATATTATTGATTATCGTGAAGAAAATGGAGCTATTAAACATAATAAAGAAATTAGTAAAGTTAAACGATTAGGTGCTAAGACGTTTGAACAAAGTATCGGTTTCTTAAGAATAGTAAACGGTACAGAGCCTTTAGATAACACATCAATTCACCCAGAAAGTTATGCGGCAACATACAACTTATTAGAAAGTTTAAATTTATCTATATCAGACTTAGGTTCTGAAAAGTTAAAACAAGAACTTTCTAACATCAATATAGAAAACGTTGCTACTAAGTTAGAAATAGGGGTGCCAACATTAGAAGATATTATTAAATCATTAATGGCACCAAACCGTGATCCACGTGATGAATATGAAACACCAATTTTAAAATCCGATGTGCTTTCAATTGAAGATTTAACAGAAGGTATGAAACTAAGCGGTACTGTTAGAAACGTAGTAGACTTTGGCGCTTTTGTAGATATAGGTGTAAAACAAGATGGTTTAGTTCATGTTTCAAAATTATCTAAGAAGTTTGTAAAAAATCCTATGGATATCGTGAGCGTAGGAGATATAGTTGATGTATGGATTTTAAATATTGATAAAACTAAAGGCAAAGTTGCATTAACTATGATTAACCCTAATGAATAA
- the mazE gene encoding type II toxin-antitoxin system antitoxin MazE, with amino-acid sequence MLTFNQNRSHSLEQSLKEGYAQMADLNLSLATEAFPLECEACDCNESYITSNYKSE; translated from the coding sequence ATGTTAACTTTTAACCAGAATAGAAGCCACAGTCTTGAACAATCTTTAAAAGAAGGCTATGCACAAATGGCCGATTTAAACCTCTCCCTAGCAACAGAAGCTTTTCCTTTAGAATGTGAAGCTTGTGATTGCAACGAATCGTACATCACTTCGAATTATAAAAGTGAATGA
- the acpS gene encoding holo-ACP synthase, whose product MIYGLGVDLIEIDRIEKVYRKQQNKLIERILTMQEQERFKSFKSEKRKIEFLAGRFATKEAFSKALGTGLGKTVAFNDINCYNDEKGKPCIKYPNFIVHVSITHTDNYAMSQVILEKQD is encoded by the coding sequence ATGATTTATGGTCTTGGTGTCGATTTAATTGAAATTGATCGCATTGAAAAAGTGTATAGGAAACAACAAAATAAATTAATTGAACGTATATTAACTATGCAAGAACAGGAAAGATTTAAGTCTTTTAAAAGTGAAAAAAGAAAAATAGAATTTTTAGCAGGTCGTTTTGCTACAAAAGAAGCATTCAGTAAAGCACTTGGTACAGGCTTAGGTAAAACGGTAGCTTTCAATGATATTAATTGTTATAACGATGAAAAAGGTAAGCCTTGTATTAAATATCCTAACTTTATCGTTCATGTATCTATTACCCATACTGATAATTATGCAATGAGCCAAGTTATATTAGAAAAGCAAGATTAA
- the rsbW gene encoding anti-sigma B factor RsbW: MKLPASAEYVSLIRLTLSGVFSRAGASYDDIEDSKIAVSEAVTNAVKHAYKNETTNGMINICFEVFDDKIKIIISDQGESFDYEKTKSQLGPYTENENIDFLREGGLGLFLIESLMDEVKVFKESGVTISMIKYIKKEQVPNNDERVEIS, encoded by the coding sequence ATGAAACTACCTGCCTCTGCAGAATATGTCAGTTTAATTCGATTAACATTATCAGGTGTGTTTTCTAGAGCCGGTGCTTCATATGATGATATAGAAGATTCTAAAATTGCAGTAAGTGAAGCGGTTACAAATGCAGTTAAACATGCATACAAAAATGAAACAACTAATGGTATGATTAACATATGTTTTGAAGTATTTGATGATAAAATTAAAATCATCATTTCTGATCAAGGTGAAAGTTTTGATTATGAAAAAACTAAATCTCAATTAGGGCCTTATACCGAAAATGAAAATATTGACTTTTTACGTGAAGGCGGTTTAGGTCTATTTTTAATTGAATCGTTGATGGACGAAGTAAAAGTTTTCAAAGAATCTGGTGTGACAATCAGCATGATTAAGTATATAAAAAAAGAGCAGGTGCCAAATAATGACGAAAGAGTCGAAATCAGTTAA
- a CDS encoding PH domain-containing protein, translated as MNEYKYMHENGPKVMRLAATITFIVFLLIVSIITIIDIIYMHLMRPIWTIVLAIIVLVLFAICFIIVTPFLKYKNFRYYSKDNEIYIRKGIIFIQTTIIPFYRIQNIDIEEGYLMRKYDLAKLHLSTAGGNAEIELINKEEASKLKEILQLKKSNDNEELEETV; from the coding sequence ATGAATGAATATAAATATATGCATGAAAATGGTCCCAAAGTAATGCGATTAGCTGCGACAATAACATTTATTGTGTTTTTATTAATAGTAAGTATTATAACAATTATAGATATTATATATATGCATTTGATGCGACCAATTTGGACGATTGTATTAGCAATCATTGTTTTAGTTTTATTTGCAATATGTTTTATCATCGTAACCCCTTTTTTAAAATATAAAAACTTTCGTTATTACTCTAAAGATAATGAGATTTATATAAGAAAAGGAATTATCTTTATTCAAACAACTATTATACCTTTTTATAGAATACAAAATATAGATATTGAAGAAGGGTATTTGATGAGGAAATATGATTTAGCTAAGTTACATTTATCCACCGCTGGAGGCAATGCAGAAATTGAATTAATAAACAAAGAAGAAGCTTCAAAATTAAAAGAAATTCTTCAACTTAAGAAATCTAATGACAACGAAGAATTAGAAGAGACAGTATGA
- a CDS encoding SprT family protein, translated as MNNKGLQQLVETISLESFNRRFKHEAYFNKRLRTTGGRYLLSSHNIEINPKQYERFGRAALVDIIKHELCHYHLHLLGKGYKHRDEGFKRLSEKVKAPRYCKALESYEQRANYIYKCASCGSEYMRIKKVDISRMRCGKCSGKLELKKYLKK; from the coding sequence ATGAATAATAAAGGTTTACAACAATTAGTAGAAACAATCTCTCTTGAAAGTTTTAACAGGAGATTTAAACACGAGGCATACTTCAATAAAAGGTTAAGAACTACAGGCGGTAGATATTTATTATCTTCCCATAATATTGAAATAAATCCGAAACAATATGAGAGGTTTGGAAGAGCAGCGCTTGTCGATATCATTAAGCATGAATTATGTCACTACCATTTGCATTTATTAGGTAAGGGATATAAACATCGAGATGAGGGCTTTAAAAGATTAAGTGAAAAAGTAAAAGCACCTCGTTACTGTAAAGCACTTGAAAGCTATGAACAAAGAGCAAATTATATTTATAAGTGCGCATCTTGTGGAAGTGAATATATGAGAATTAAAAAAGTAGATATTAGCAGAATGAGATGTGGTAAATGTAGTGGCAAGTTAGAACTGAAGAAATATCTTAAAAAATGA
- a CDS encoding PP2C family protein-serine/threonine phosphatase gives MEEFKKHYKQLIDESLVTDDKKRFLEKCNDFTDEVIKKDILPEDVVKIHKSYVSSLQIQESQLLETLDVLQEVVKGFGYSYRDYQKLIDKMQFHDKEIDLASRLQQTMLKTDIPQFDSIQIGVISVAAQKVSGDYFNLIDHRDGTMSFAVADVIGKGIPAALAMSMIKFGMDSYGHSQLPSDGLKRLNRVVEKNVNQNMFVTMFYGLYEEMNHLLYCSSAGHEPGYVYRAETETFEEIDVRGRVLGVSQHTRYSQQEIQICLDDLVIIFTDGVTEARNTDGEFIAKETLLNLIRKYKHMHPQDIVQILYEAILKVQNPNKRDDMTILIIKRVN, from the coding sequence GTGGAAGAATTTAAAAAACACTATAAACAACTTATAGATGAAAGCTTGGTTACAGATGATAAAAAACGATTTTTGGAAAAATGTAACGATTTTACGGATGAAGTAATCAAAAAAGATATTCTGCCTGAAGATGTCGTTAAAATACATAAATCGTATGTTTCTTCTTTACAAATCCAAGAATCTCAATTGCTTGAAACACTAGACGTTTTGCAAGAAGTAGTCAAAGGATTTGGATATAGCTATAGAGATTACCAAAAATTAATTGATAAAATGCAATTCCACGATAAAGAAATTGATTTAGCCTCTAGACTTCAACAAACGATGTTGAAAACAGATATTCCTCAATTCGACAGTATTCAAATTGGCGTTATTTCAGTAGCAGCACAAAAAGTAAGTGGAGATTATTTTAATTTAATTGATCACAGAGATGGGACGATGAGTTTTGCAGTAGCTGATGTTATTGGAAAAGGAATTCCCGCTGCCTTAGCTATGAGTATGATTAAATTTGGAATGGACTCCTATGGACACTCTCAATTACCAAGTGATGGACTAAAGAGATTAAACCGAGTAGTAGAAAAAAACGTTAATCAAAATATGTTCGTTACTATGTTTTATGGTTTATATGAAGAGATGAATCATTTACTATATTGTAGTTCTGCTGGTCATGAGCCGGGCTATGTGTATCGAGCAGAAACTGAAACATTTGAAGAAATTGATGTAAGAGGTCGCGTTTTAGGTGTGAGTCAACATACACGTTATAGTCAACAAGAAATTCAAATATGTCTTGATGATCTTGTCATTATTTTCACAGATGGTGTCACAGAAGCACGAAATACCGATGGAGAATTTATTGCTAAAGAAACATTGCTTAATTTAATTCGTAAATATAAACATATGCACCCACAAGATATTGTACAAATCTTATATGAAGCTATATTAAAAGTACAAAATCCAAATAAACGTGATGATATGACAATTCTAATTATAAAAAGAGTAAATTAG
- the alr gene encoding alanine racemase encodes MSDKFYRATYLNVDLDAIQENYHTFVGMHPNKTVIPVVKANSYGLGSVKVAQHLMQQGANFFAVATLDEAIELRMHGINAQILILGVIPIEDINKAIQHRVALTVPSKKWLTSALRLIDEDNQKRLWLHVKLDTGMGRLGIKTQEEYQDIIDTIQTSENLVFEGVYTHFANADEPGDSMDEQYALFETLVNNAPKPKYIHAQNSAGSLLKECELCNALRVGISLYGYYPSDYVKSIVQTRLKPSAKLTTEVVQTKYLISGESVSYGSTYTATENMKIAILPIGYADGFLRSMQGATVNINNCQCEIIGRVCMDQTIVKVPEDVQEGDKVVLLDNQFDTPQSVEALADKQNTISYEVLCNFGRRVPRIYYINNQKYVTNELLK; translated from the coding sequence ATGTCAGACAAATTTTATAGAGCAACCTATTTAAACGTAGATTTAGATGCTATTCAAGAAAACTATCACACTTTTGTTGGAATGCATCCGAATAAAACAGTTATACCGGTTGTAAAAGCCAATAGTTATGGATTAGGAAGCGTTAAAGTCGCTCAACACTTAATGCAACAAGGTGCCAACTTCTTTGCAGTAGCGACTTTAGATGAAGCTATTGAATTACGTATGCATGGTATTAATGCACAAATATTAATATTAGGCGTTATACCTATAGAGGATATTAATAAAGCAATACAACATCGTGTAGCTTTGACAGTTCCGTCTAAAAAATGGCTAACAAGTGCACTTCGCTTAATCGATGAGGATAATCAAAAACGTTTATGGTTACATGTAAAATTAGACACAGGCATGGGAAGATTAGGTATTAAAACACAAGAAGAATATCAAGACATTATAGATACAATACAAACATCTGAAAATCTGGTGTTTGAAGGTGTTTATACTCATTTTGCAAATGCAGATGAACCTGGTGATTCCATGGATGAACAATACGCTCTATTTGAAACGTTAGTTAATAACGCGCCAAAACCTAAGTATATTCATGCACAAAATTCAGCGGGTTCATTATTAAAAGAATGTGAATTATGTAATGCACTAAGAGTAGGTATTTCACTTTATGGTTATTATCCTTCAGATTATGTGAAAAGCATTGTGCAAACTCGTCTAAAGCCTAGTGCAAAATTGACTACGGAAGTGGTACAAACTAAATATTTAATCTCTGGGGAATCAGTGAGTTATGGCAGCACCTATACCGCTACCGAGAATATGAAAATAGCTATCTTGCCTATTGGTTATGCTGATGGATTTTTAAGATCCATGCAAGGTGCAACTGTAAATATAAATAATTGTCAATGTGAAATTATAGGTAGAGTGTGTATGGATCAAACCATAGTTAAAGTACCTGAAGATGTTCAAGAAGGCGACAAAGTAGTTTTACTAGATAATCAATTTGATACTCCTCAATCAGTTGAAGCTTTAGCGGATAAACAAAATACGATAAGCTATGAAGTTTTGTGTAATTTTGGAAGACGTGTACCACGCATATATTATATAAATAATCAAAAATATGTAACAAATGAATTATTAAAATAG
- a CDS encoding type II toxin-antitoxin system PemK/MazF family toxin, with protein MIKRGDVYLADLSPVQGSEQGGVRPVVIIQNDTGNKYSPTVIVAAITGRINKAKIPTHVEIEKHKYRLDRDSVILLEQIRTLDKKRLKEKLTYLSEEKMKEVDEALDISLGLHEVRPQKT; from the coding sequence ATGATTAAAAGAGGCGATGTATATTTAGCTGATTTGTCACCAGTACAGGGTTCTGAACAAGGGGGAGTAAGACCTGTAGTTATCATTCAAAATGATACTGGTAATAAATATAGTCCTACAGTAATTGTTGCTGCAATTACTGGTAGGATTAATAAAGCCAAAATACCAACTCACGTGGAAATAGAAAAACACAAATATCGATTGGATAGAGATTCAGTTATTCTACTTGAACAAATTCGGACTTTAGATAAAAAAAGGTTAAAGGAAAAATTAACTTATTTATCTGAAGAAAAAATGAAAGAAGTAGATGAGGCACTAGATATTAGTTTAGGTTTACATGAGGTTCGTCCTCAAAAAACTTGA
- a CDS encoding anti-sigma factor antagonist has translation MNLNIESITHDEYYEVIVAGELDVYTVPELEEVLVPMRQEGTHDIHVNLTNVSYMDSTGLGLFVGTLKALNQNGKELYIFGASERISRLFDITGLKDLMHVNEGTEVE, from the coding sequence ATGAACCTTAATATAGAGTCGATAACACATGATGAATATTATGAAGTTATCGTTGCAGGAGAACTAGATGTTTACACAGTACCAGAACTTGAAGAGGTGCTTGTCCCTATGCGTCAAGAAGGTACACATGATATTCATGTTAATTTAACAAATGTAAGTTATATGGATTCAACAGGTTTAGGTTTATTTGTAGGAACATTGAAAGCGTTAAATCAAAATGGTAAAGAATTATATATCTTTGGAGCATCAGAAAGAATTAGTAGACTATTTGATATCACTGGCTTAAAAGACTTAATGCACGTTAATGAAGGAACGGAGGTAGAGTAA